In a genomic window of Thalassophryne amazonica chromosome 12, fThaAma1.1, whole genome shotgun sequence:
- the LOC117521809 gene encoding gastrula zinc finger protein XlCGF57.1-like isoform X2: MLQQLMSKEEMPPEQQELNLTVDQKEIREEQEKHWTSNEEQQLHRLDEGEIIKLPFTVLPVKSEDEEEKPLSSLIHQSSGFNRLAWEQFICSECGKALDQMHHSKQHEKIQTSEKLLTCPECDQRWRQKYNQNTHMSSHTGGKLLGGSDGGEKCGKKTDVNRHMGIHREEAEKHFGCAECGKKFSEKRCFYRHTRLHTGDKPFGCFECGKQFGQKSHLSRHMRMHTGEKLFGCSQCEKRFGHKSDLKAHMRIHTGEKPFGCSECGKRFGRKRCLNAHLRIHTGEKPFVCSECGQSFIENRSLKRHIRSHTGKKPFVCSECGKTFGEESNLNKHIRIHTGEKLFGCTVCGKVFGQKGNLSRHIRIHTGEKPFVCSECGQTFGQESNLNKHMRVHTGERPYGCSECGKTFGQKINLDSHMRIHTGEKPFGCSVCGKTFRERGFLSAHIKSHTGEKPFGCFECDKRFGQKSHLNTHMKIHTGEKGGLEFLLDIGLKCPRSHCEEGLRGEISV, from the coding sequence ATGCTGCAGCAGTTGATGAGTAAAGAAGAAATGCCTCCTGAACAACAGGAGTTGAATCTGACTGTTGACCAGAAGGAGATTAGAGAGGAACAAGAGAAACACTGGACAAGTAATGAAGAACAGCAGCTTCACAGGTTGGATGAGGGAGAAATCATTAAGTTACCATTCACTGTtctccctgtgaagagtgaagatgaagaagaaaaaCCACTATCCTCACTAATTCATCAAAGTTCAGGTTTTAACCGCCTCGCTTGGGAACAGTTTATATGCTCTGAATGTGGAAAAGCACTTGATCAGATGCACCATTCAAAGCAACATGAGAAAATTCAAACAAGTGAAAAGCTCTTGACCTGTCCAGAGTGCGATCAAAGGTGGAGGCAAAAGTACAATCAGAACACACACATGAGTAGTCATACAGGAGGGAAACTACTTGGTGGTTCTGATGGTGgtgaaaaatgtggaaaaaaaacagatgtgAACAGACACATGGGAATTcatagagaggaagcagagaaacaTTTTGGCTGTGctgaatgtggaaaaaaattttcAGAAAAAAGATGTTTTTACAGACACACAAGACTTCATACAGGAGACAAACCATTTGGATGTTTTGAGTGTGGCAAACAATTTGGACAGAAAAGTCATTTGAGCAGACATATGAGAATGCATACAGGAGAAAAACTATTTGGATGTTCTCAGTGTGAGAAAAGATTTGGACATAAAAGTGACCTCAaagcacacatgagaattcatacaggggagaaaccatttggctgttctgagtgtggtaaaagatttggaagaAAAAGGTGCCTGAACGCACacttgagaattcatacaggagagaaaccgtttgtttgttctgagtgtggtcaaagtttTATAGAAAATCGCAGCCTGAAAAGACACATCAGAAGTCATACTGGaaagaaaccatttgtctgttcagaGTGTGGTAAAACATTTGGAGAAGAAAGCAATttgaacaaacacattagaattcacaCGGGTGAAAAACTGTTTGGCTGTACTGTATGTGGTAAAGTATTTGGACAAAAAGGAAACCTGAGCAGGCACATAAGGatacatacaggagagaaaccatttgtctgttctgagtgtggtcaaacatTTGGACAAGAAAGCAATTTGAATAAACACATGAGAGTTCACACTGGGGAGAGGCCatatggctgttctgagtgtggtaaaacattTGGACAAAAAATCAATCTTGACtctcacatgagaattcatacaggagagaagccatttggctgttctgtgtGTGGTAAAACATTTAGAGAAAGGGGGTTTTTGAGTGCACACATAAAaagtcatacaggagagaaaccatttggctgttttgaGTGTGATAAAAGATTTGGCCAAAAAAGTCATCTCAACActcacatgaaaattcatacaggggagaaaggt
- the LOC117521809 gene encoding gastrula zinc finger protein XlCGF57.1-like isoform X1, with amino-acid sequence MLQQLMSKEEMPPEQQELNLTVDQKEIREEQEKHWTSNEEQQLHRLDEGEIIKLPFTVLPVKSEDEEEKPLSSLIHQSSGFNRLAWEQFICSECGKALDQMHHSKQHEKIQTSEKLLTCPECDQRWRQKYNQNTHMSSHTGGKLLGGSDGGEKCGKKTDVNRHMGIHREEAEKHFGCAECGKKFSEKRCFYRHTRLHTGDKPFGCFECGKQFGQKSHLSRHMRMHTGEKLFGCSQCEKRFGHKSDLKAHMRIHTGEKPFGCSECGKRFGRKRCLNAHLRIHTGEKPFVCSECGQSFIENRSLKRHIRSHTGKKPFVCSECGKTFGEESNLNKHIRIHTGEKLFGCTVCGKVFGQKGNLSRHIRIHTGEKPFVCSECGQTFGQESNLNKHMRVHTGERPYGCSECGKTFGQKINLDSHMRIHTGEKPFGCSVCGKTFRERGFLSAHIKSHTGEKPFGCFECDKRFGQKSHLNTHMKIHTGEKPFGCNAYKCSSTTHGLFEVAMGAPSPPTEGCLLS; translated from the coding sequence ATGCTGCAGCAGTTGATGAGTAAAGAAGAAATGCCTCCTGAACAACAGGAGTTGAATCTGACTGTTGACCAGAAGGAGATTAGAGAGGAACAAGAGAAACACTGGACAAGTAATGAAGAACAGCAGCTTCACAGGTTGGATGAGGGAGAAATCATTAAGTTACCATTCACTGTtctccctgtgaagagtgaagatgaagaagaaaaaCCACTATCCTCACTAATTCATCAAAGTTCAGGTTTTAACCGCCTCGCTTGGGAACAGTTTATATGCTCTGAATGTGGAAAAGCACTTGATCAGATGCACCATTCAAAGCAACATGAGAAAATTCAAACAAGTGAAAAGCTCTTGACCTGTCCAGAGTGCGATCAAAGGTGGAGGCAAAAGTACAATCAGAACACACACATGAGTAGTCATACAGGAGGGAAACTACTTGGTGGTTCTGATGGTGgtgaaaaatgtggaaaaaaaacagatgtgAACAGACACATGGGAATTcatagagaggaagcagagaaacaTTTTGGCTGTGctgaatgtggaaaaaaattttcAGAAAAAAGATGTTTTTACAGACACACAAGACTTCATACAGGAGACAAACCATTTGGATGTTTTGAGTGTGGCAAACAATTTGGACAGAAAAGTCATTTGAGCAGACATATGAGAATGCATACAGGAGAAAAACTATTTGGATGTTCTCAGTGTGAGAAAAGATTTGGACATAAAAGTGACCTCAaagcacacatgagaattcatacaggggagaaaccatttggctgttctgagtgtggtaaaagatttggaagaAAAAGGTGCCTGAACGCACacttgagaattcatacaggagagaaaccgtttgtttgttctgagtgtggtcaaagtttTATAGAAAATCGCAGCCTGAAAAGACACATCAGAAGTCATACTGGaaagaaaccatttgtctgttcagaGTGTGGTAAAACATTTGGAGAAGAAAGCAATttgaacaaacacattagaattcacaCGGGTGAAAAACTGTTTGGCTGTACTGTATGTGGTAAAGTATTTGGACAAAAAGGAAACCTGAGCAGGCACATAAGGatacatacaggagagaaaccatttgtctgttctgagtgtggtcaaacatTTGGACAAGAAAGCAATTTGAATAAACACATGAGAGTTCACACTGGGGAGAGGCCatatggctgttctgagtgtggtaaaacattTGGACAAAAAATCAATCTTGACtctcacatgagaattcatacaggagagaagccatttggctgttctgtgtGTGGTAAAACATTTAGAGAAAGGGGGTTTTTGAGTGCACACATAAAaagtcatacaggagagaaaccatttggctgttttgaGTGTGATAAAAGATTTGGCCAAAAAAGTCATCTCAACActcacatgaaaattcatacagg